In a single window of the Alteriqipengyuania lutimaris genome:
- a CDS encoding cell wall hydrolase: MLVGAITLPAMGAQAEWRMQQVAPQASEIVANAQIEPLESERAGATFPGSALYFLADPPAAASFANVAVDTPGAVNPIAAWNGDPDAAIAIETAGPAARGFVSRGTGIDKARALDCLAKAVYYEAASESEGGQRAVAQVVLNRVSHPAYPRTVCGVVYQGSQRRTGCQFTFTCDGSLNRKPSATHWARALSVARRALSGEVYGPVGLATHYHTTWVNPYWAPSLAHIGTIGAHRFYRWPGAASRPAAFSDFYSGGEPSPSPARAAQASDPAPDPVEVARDYASAGAAREPASASAPSYTVAAGANGRQPDPAAGRTQPDRPQPATEGPGSVRPEYANSGQWISRPQ; this comes from the coding sequence GTGCTGGTGGGTGCCATCACGCTCCCCGCGATGGGCGCGCAGGCCGAGTGGCGCATGCAGCAGGTCGCCCCGCAGGCGAGCGAGATCGTGGCGAATGCACAGATCGAACCGCTCGAGAGCGAGCGGGCGGGCGCGACCTTCCCCGGCTCCGCGCTCTATTTCCTCGCCGATCCCCCCGCTGCGGCCAGCTTTGCCAATGTCGCGGTCGACACACCGGGCGCGGTCAATCCGATCGCGGCGTGGAACGGCGATCCCGATGCGGCGATCGCGATCGAGACGGCGGGGCCGGCCGCACGCGGCTTCGTCAGCCGCGGTACCGGGATCGACAAGGCGCGCGCGCTCGATTGCCTTGCCAAGGCGGTCTATTACGAGGCCGCGAGCGAGAGCGAGGGCGGCCAGCGCGCGGTGGCGCAGGTGGTGCTCAACCGCGTGAGCCATCCGGCCTATCCCAGGACCGTGTGCGGCGTCGTCTACCAGGGATCGCAGCGGCGCACCGGCTGCCAGTTCACTTTCACCTGCGATGGGTCGCTGAACCGCAAGCCTTCGGCGACGCACTGGGCACGCGCGCTCTCGGTGGCGCGCCGTGCGCTCTCGGGCGAGGTCTATGGGCCGGTCGGCCTCGCGACCCATTATCACACGACCTGGGTGAATCCCTACTGGGCGCCCAGCCTCGCGCATATCGGCACGATCGGTGCGCACCGCTTCTACCGCTGGCCGGGCGCCGCCAGCCGCCCCGCGGCCTTCAGCGATTTCTACTCCGGCGGCGAACCTTCGCCCTCGCCCGCACGCGCGGCCCAGGCCAGCGATCCCGCACCCGATCCGGTGGAAGTCGCGCGGGACTATGCAAGCGCGGGCGCAGCGCGCGAGCCGGCATCGGCATCGGCACCGTCCTACACCGTGGCTGCCGGAGCGAACGGCAGGCAACCAGACCCGGCCGCCGGCCGCACGCAGCCCGATCGCCCGCAACCCGCGACCGAGGGACCGGGCAGCGTCCGGCCGGAATATGCCAATAGCGGGCAGTGGATTTCCCGCCCGCAATAA
- a CDS encoding TonB-dependent receptor plug domain-containing protein codes for MRKFLFLGCSILGLATPALAQDDVQQDDVQQGGGDPVLASEAYTLDDEATTITVTGSPSEVEDTGQPVTVIGAEEIADIQGPDFTRVLQRVPGVTINRTGGLGATTGVSVRGASNDQLLVLIDGVRVADTAAPAGGFDFGTLTSSNLAKVELLRGSNSVIWGADALAGVLVASTFERTGLAGSVEAGSRETVSTSVEGGIAGDIGFLGGSASYLTTDGFSAAASGTEPDGFRQQAYNLRGRAYLSRTFEIFASGRYADGTLEIDGFPAPSFTLGDTPEVQETRQLSGVVGALYDGGPLYLRGAYSVSDIERANLPGSGLDPTFESDGGSERVELRGEWRPIGPLIVNFGAENLWSDYESTSYGAVSDAQTSIFGAYAQLGIEFRGISGHLGLRQDEHEDFGGATSFGGDFTYEIVPDLRLRASVGEGFKAPSLYQLFSDYGNAALQPEESTSYDLGLAYGTRISPFYASVTAFQRDSENLIAFIGCPDQTGICENRPFGTYDNVTQARARGIEVEAGASPVEGLRLRAAYAYTEAENRSDGTANFGNRLARRPEHAGTLSLDWAPLPETIGAPVIGGDLRIVGEAFDDAGNNVLLDGYTVFDLRVSVPLGLIAGERPVEVFGRVENLFDEEYQTAAGYNQAPRGAFAGIRVGL; via the coding sequence ATGCGTAAATTTCTGTTTCTCGGGTGCTCGATCCTGGGGCTGGCCACACCGGCGCTTGCTCAGGACGACGTGCAGCAGGACGACGTGCAGCAGGGCGGGGGCGATCCGGTTCTGGCGTCCGAAGCCTACACCCTCGACGACGAAGCCACGACGATCACCGTCACCGGCAGCCCGAGCGAGGTCGAGGATACAGGCCAGCCCGTGACCGTGATCGGGGCGGAGGAAATCGCCGACATCCAGGGCCCCGACTTCACCCGCGTGCTCCAGCGCGTGCCCGGCGTCACCATCAACCGCACCGGCGGGCTGGGCGCGACGACCGGCGTATCGGTGCGCGGCGCGAGCAACGACCAGTTGCTGGTGCTGATCGACGGCGTGCGGGTGGCCGATACCGCCGCGCCCGCTGGCGGTTTCGACTTCGGCACGCTGACCAGCAGCAACCTTGCCAAGGTCGAACTGCTGCGCGGCTCCAACTCCGTGATCTGGGGCGCGGATGCGCTCGCCGGGGTGCTCGTCGCCTCTACTTTCGAGCGCACGGGCCTCGCCGGCTCGGTCGAGGCGGGCTCGCGCGAGACCGTTTCCACCAGCGTGGAAGGCGGCATTGCGGGCGATATCGGCTTTCTCGGCGGATCGGCGAGCTACCTGACGACCGACGGTTTCTCGGCCGCCGCCAGCGGGACCGAGCCCGACGGTTTCCGCCAGCAGGCCTACAACCTGCGCGGGCGCGCCTATCTCAGCCGCACGTTCGAAATCTTCGCGAGCGGCCGCTATGCCGACGGCACGCTCGAAATCGATGGCTTCCCTGCGCCCAGCTTCACCCTCGGCGACACGCCCGAGGTGCAGGAGACGCGCCAGCTTTCGGGCGTGGTCGGCGCGCTCTACGACGGCGGGCCGCTCTACCTGCGCGGGGCCTATTCGGTATCCGATATCGAGCGCGCGAACCTGCCCGGCTCAGGGCTCGACCCGACGTTCGAAAGCGACGGGGGTTCCGAACGGGTCGAACTGCGCGGCGAATGGCGGCCGATCGGTCCGCTGATCGTCAATTTCGGGGCCGAGAACCTCTGGTCCGACTACGAGAGCACGTCGTACGGGGCGGTCAGCGACGCCCAAACCTCGATCTTCGGGGCCTACGCGCAGCTCGGGATCGAATTCCGCGGCATTTCCGGCCATCTCGGCCTGCGGCAGGACGAACATGAGGATTTCGGCGGAGCGACGAGCTTCGGCGGCGACTTCACCTACGAGATCGTGCCCGACCTGCGCCTGCGCGCGAGCGTGGGCGAAGGTTTCAAGGCGCCTTCGCTGTACCAGCTCTTCTCCGACTACGGCAACGCGGCGCTCCAGCCCGAAGAAAGCACCAGCTACGATCTGGGGCTCGCCTACGGGACGCGGATTTCGCCGTTCTATGCCAGCGTCACCGCCTTCCAGCGCGACAGCGAGAACCTGATCGCCTTTATTGGCTGTCCGGACCAGACCGGCATCTGCGAAAACCGGCCCTTCGGCACCTACGACAATGTGACGCAGGCGCGGGCGCGCGGGATCGAGGTGGAAGCGGGCGCATCGCCGGTCGAGGGTCTGCGGCTGCGCGCCGCCTATGCCTATACCGAGGCCGAAAATCGCAGCGATGGCACCGCCAATTTCGGCAACCGGCTGGCCCGGCGCCCCGAACACGCGGGCACGCTGTCGCTCGACTGGGCGCCGCTGCCCGAAACCATCGGCGCGCCCGTCATCGGCGGCGATCTGCGGATCGTGGGCGAGGCGTTCGACGATGCGGGCAACAACGTGCTTCTGGATGGCTACACCGTGTTCGACCTGCGCGTGAGCGTGCCGCTGGGGCTGATCGCGG